DNA sequence from the Paenibacillus azoreducens genome:
ATGTCATTTTTGGGGTCTTGGATTCTATTTTCTGGATTGATTCCTCTAGGCATTATTCTGGCGTTAGGAGTTCGTAGCACGGTGCGCTTAGGCATATTATCTGTTCTCATTCCCCTGCTGGAGCTTCCGTTAACGGCATTGTTTCCGAAATATGCATTAATTAACCCATGGCTCCTACCCTATTTGTACTTCAGTTTTCCTTACAATTATCCGACACATTTTTTATGGGAGCGGGGATTATGGATTTCGGTGACGTTGATCGCCGCAAGTTTATTTTTTAGTTGGTATTTATATGTGGCCAGGGATCCAAAAACGGATTCGTACAGGTACTCTCTAGAAGAGTGATCAAAATGTAATTTGAAGGTGATTTTAATGGAAAATGCCGCCCGTATTTTAATTGTTGAAGATGACTCGGATATATGCCAGCTAATTACTGACGCTCTTCTTAAAGAGGGGTATAAGGTGAACGCGGTCCATAATGGTCTTGCAGCTGTTGATGAATTTGCTGCTAATCGTTATGATCTAATGATCTTGGATATCATGCTTCCTGGAATCGACGGTTTCGAAGTTCTTAGAAGAATAAGGGAGAAGGAGAAGATCCCCATCCTATTATTATCGGCAAAAGACGAAGAAGTAGACAAGATTTTAGGGCTTGGAGGAGGCGCGGACGATTATTTGACAAAGCCCTTTTTGCTTGGAGAACTTTTGGCCCGTGTGAGAGCCCAATTGCGCAGGTGCTTTTATTATCATCCCGAGGTTGTAAGAACATCCGATCCGGTTATTTCTTATAAAAAATTGAAGATGAATTTGAATACGTACCAAGTCGAAGTGGATGGAGAAACCAAAGTTTTGACCTCAAAAGAATTTGATATCTTAAGATTACTTATTTCCAGTCCTAGGCGTGTATTTACCAAATCCCAGATTTTCGAAAATATATGGAACGAGCCGTTTTCCTCCGAGGTGGACGAAAATACGATCATGGTTCATATCCGGCGCTTGCGAATAAAAATTGAAGCAGATCCTTCGCATCCCGAATATATTCAGACCGTTTGGGGGATCGGGTACCGTTTAGGCGGAGAGGAGTAGCGAATTTACATGCTGGGAATCTTTATCATCATATCATTGGGAACTGCTTTGATTGTTCAGTCTATTCATCAGATGATATTTATCCGCCAGGTTAAATCTATTAGTCAGGGACTGGCGGAATTACGGTCTAATGAAAGGTTTTTTTTGCATGTCAGCACAAGGAGCACGGTTCTGAATGAGCTGGCTGAACAGGTGAATTTAATAGGGGATCATATTCAATCGCTGAATCAACGAACCAAACGGCTCGAGAAAGTTCAAAGACAGGTGATGACCCATATTGCACACGATTTGCGGACACCCCTAACCTCGTTATCCGGTTACGCCGAATTATTAAAAAATAAAGTGGATTTAAGCCATGAAGAAATGACAAAGTATGCGGATATTATATTTTTAAAGTCGCAGAATATGACCCGGATTATCCGAGATTTTTTTGAATGGGCCAGGCTTGAGGCTGATGACGTCAAAATGAATTTTCAAAAGGTGAACATGGTGAAGAAAGTTGAAGAGGTACTGCTATCATTTCTGCAGGATTTCAATCATTTAGGGGTCGAACCCATTCTTGATTTGCCAAAATCACCGCTATGGGCGTGGGCTGACCCCGCCAGCATTGAAAGGATATTAAGCAACCTGATTACGAATTCTTTGCGTTATGGTGCAGATGGAGGCAAGCACGGTATTCGAATGTGGTCCAAAGAAGGACGCGTATGGATTGAAATATGGGACTCAGGGCAAGGAATTCTTCCCGAGAACATCCCGTTTGTTTTTGAACGCCTTTACAAGGGAAAGAGACACTACGGCTCTTCATCAGGGAGCGGCCTTGGGCTTAGCATTACAAAGAAATTAATCGAAAAACATCATGGTGAAATATTTGTTCACAGCGTTCCGTTTGAAAAAACATCTTTTACCTTTTACATATAGCTGTTTAAAATTTTCAGATCGATTGACAGGGACCCGCTAATGAATCATTTGCTGGATGATATCATGTTTTACATACCCTTTAAGGATCCCCTTTAATACAGCTTGGGCTCTATTGCTTGCGTCAAGTTTATAAAAGATATTGCTTATGTAATAGGAGACTGTTCTATTGCAGATATGCAGGGATTTAGCTATCTCCTTGTTTGAAAGGCCAAGCGTTATGCACTCCAGCACCTTTTGTTCTTGACTTGATAAGCTGTT
Encoded proteins:
- a CDS encoding sensor histidine kinase; protein product: MLGIFIIISLGTALIVQSIHQMIFIRQVKSISQGLAELRSNERFFLHVSTRSTVLNELAEQVNLIGDHIQSLNQRTKRLEKVQRQVMTHIAHDLRTPLTSLSGYAELLKNKVDLSHEEMTKYADIIFLKSQNMTRIIRDFFEWARLEADDVKMNFQKVNMVKKVEEVLLSFLQDFNHLGVEPILDLPKSPLWAWADPASIERILSNLITNSLRYGADGGKHGIRMWSKEGRVWIEIWDSGQGILPENIPFVFERLYKGKRHYGSSSGSGLGLSITKKLIEKHHGEIFVHSVPFEKTSFTFYI
- a CDS encoding response regulator transcription factor, whose translation is MENAARILIVEDDSDICQLITDALLKEGYKVNAVHNGLAAVDEFAANRYDLMILDIMLPGIDGFEVLRRIREKEKIPILLLSAKDEEVDKILGLGGGADDYLTKPFLLGELLARVRAQLRRCFYYHPEVVRTSDPVISYKKLKMNLNTYQVEVDGETKVLTSKEFDILRLLISSPRRVFTKSQIFENIWNEPFSSEVDENTIMVHIRRLRIKIEADPSHPEYIQTVWGIGYRLGGEE